A single window of Flavobacterium aestivum DNA harbors:
- a CDS encoding ABC transporter permease has translation MLFIGAPILYGILLGYVYGKGKVTDLPIIVIDQDRTEMSTKIMQMFEDNEVIKIAAVLHDQNNFSNIAIEKEANCVVIIPKGFQKMVFTKKYPEITTIVNTANVLTANYASSAVLLCLGTFKTGVQLETLRKQGTPEKLLQSQYEPFKTTFLKKYNRSTNYMYFLWPGVLATVLQQVLLLALALSFASEFENNTFIDLIYKCPSVVKMMTVKIIPYMIMSFGIWLLYWAFATWFRIPFFNNLGSLTFVAGFFVLSVSFIGILVSILIPNQLKATEILMVIATPSFILSGFTWPLSQMPVWVQNIANVIPLTHFLKAFRILSVENGELYQTYRPVINMIIIGTVCAILSFFALYFKKKSVLKNS, from the coding sequence ATGCTTTTTATTGGAGCACCTATCTTATATGGTATTTTATTGGGTTATGTTTATGGCAAAGGAAAAGTTACAGATTTACCAATCATTGTTATCGATCAGGATAGGACCGAAATGAGTACTAAAATTATGCAAATGTTTGAAGACAACGAAGTCATTAAGATTGCTGCTGTTTTACATGACCAGAACAACTTTTCGAATATTGCAATCGAAAAAGAAGCCAATTGTGTAGTGATTATCCCTAAAGGATTCCAAAAAATGGTATTTACAAAAAAATATCCCGAAATCACCACCATAGTAAATACCGCAAATGTCTTAACTGCTAATTATGCCTCATCTGCAGTATTATTATGCCTTGGTACTTTTAAAACCGGAGTTCAATTAGAAACCCTCCGGAAACAAGGAACTCCAGAAAAACTTTTACAGTCGCAATACGAACCTTTCAAAACCACTTTCTTAAAAAAATACAATCGAAGCACCAATTACATGTATTTTCTATGGCCTGGAGTCTTAGCAACCGTTTTGCAACAAGTATTACTTTTGGCACTAGCCCTCTCTTTTGCCTCCGAATTCGAAAACAACACTTTCATCGATTTAATTTATAAATGCCCTTCTGTTGTAAAAATGATGACCGTAAAGATCATTCCTTATATGATAATGAGCTTTGGAATATGGCTTTTATATTGGGCTTTTGCAACTTGGTTCCGAATACCTTTTTTTAACAATTTAGGTTCCTTAACATTTGTTGCAGGATTTTTTGTGCTCTCAGTTTCTTTCATCGGAATATTAGTTAGCATCCTAATCCCTAATCAACTGAAAGCAACCGAAATTTTGATGGTTATTGCAACACCTAGCTTTATTTTGAGTGGTTTTACCTGGCCCTTGAGCCAAATGCCGGTTTGGGTACAAAATATAGCAAATGTAATTCCGCTAACTCATTTTCTAAAAGCATTTAGAATCTTAAGTGTAGAAAACGGAGAACTTTACCAAACATACAGACCCGTAATCAATATGATAATCATTGGAACTGTATGCGCCATACTCTCCTTCTTTGCTTTGTATTTTAAGAAAAAATCGGTTTTAAAAAACTCATGA